The proteins below are encoded in one region of Vulpes lagopus strain Blue_001 chromosome 10, ASM1834538v1, whole genome shotgun sequence:
- the HAS3 gene encoding hyaluronan synthase 3, translated as MPVQLTTALRVVGTSLFALAVLGGILAAYVTGYQFIHTEKHYLSFGLYGAILGLHLLIQSLFAFLEHRRMRRAGRPLKLPAPSRRSVALCIAAYQEDPDYLRKCLRSAQRIAFPDLKVVMVVDGNRQEDAYMLDIFHEVLGGTEQAGFFVWRSNFHEAGEGETEASLQEGMDRVRDVVRTSTFSCIMQKWGGKREVMYTAFKALGDSVDYIQVCDSDTVLDPACTIEMLRVLEEDPQVGGVGGDVQILNKYDSWISFLSSVRYWMAFNVERACQSYFGCVQCISGPLGMYRNSLLQQFLEDWYHQKFLGSKCSFGDDRHLTNRVLSLGYRTKYTARSKCLTETPTKYLRWLNQQTRWSKSYFREWLYNSLWFHKHHLWMTYESVVTGFFPFFLIATVIQLFYRGRIWNILLFLLTVQLVGIIKATYACFLRGNAEMIFMSLYSLLYMSSLLPAKIFAIATINKSGWGTSGRKTIVVNFIGLIPVSIWVAVLLGGLAYTAYCQDLFSETELAFLVSGAILYGCYWVALLMLYLAIIARRCGKKPEQYSLAFAEV; from the exons aTGCCGGTGCAGCTGACGACAGCCCTGCGTGTGGTGGGCACCAGCCTGTTTGCCCTGGCAGTGCTGGGTGGCATCCTGGCAGCTTATGTGACAGGCTACCAGTTCATTCACACGGAAAAGCACTACCTGTCCTTTGGGCTGTACGGTGCCATCCTGGGCCTGCACCTGCTCATCCAGAGCCTGTTTGCCTTCCTGGAGCACCGGCGGATGCGGCGGGCAGGCCGGCCACTGAAACTACCGGCCCCATCACGGCGCTCGGTGGCCCTCTGCATCGCTGCGTACCAGGAGGACCCTGACTATTTGCGCAAGTGCCTGCGCTCAGCCCAGCGCATCGCCTTCCCCGACCTCAAGGTGGTCATGGTGGTGGATGGCAATCGCCAGGAGGACGCCTACATGCTGGACATCTTCCACGAGGTGCTAGGTGGCACTGAGCAAGCTGGCTTCTTTGTGTGGCGCAGCAACTTCCATGAGGCGGGGGAGGGTGAGACGGAGGCCAGCCTGCAGGAGGGCATGGACCGCGTGCGTGATGTGGTGCGAACCAGCACCTTTTCGTGCATCATGCAGAAGTGGGGAGGGAAGCGAGAGGTCATGTACACGGCTTTCAAGGCTCTTGGCGATTCAGTGGACTACATCCAG GTTTGTGACTCTGACACTGTGCTGGATCCAGCCTGCACCATCGAGATGCTTCGAGTCCTGGAGGAGGACCCCCAAGTAGGGGGAGTTGGAGGAGATGTCCAA ATCCTCAACAAGTATGACTCGTGGATCTCCTTCCTGAGCAGTGTGCGGTACTGGATGGCCTTCAATGTGGAGCGGGCCTGCCAGTCCTACTTTGGCTGTGTGCAGTGTATTAGTGGGCCTCTGGGCATGTACCGCAACAGCCTCCTCCAGCAATTCCTGGAGGACTGGTACCATCAGAAGTTCCTAGGCAGCAAGTGCAGCTTTGGAGATGACCGCCACCTCACCAACCGAGTCCTGAGCCTTGGCTACCGGACTAAGTATACAGCACGCTCCAAGTGCCTCACAGAGACTCCCACCAAGTATCTCCGGTGGCTCAACCAGCAGACCCGCTGGAGCAAGTCTTACTTCCGGGAGTGGCTCTACAACTCTCTGTGGTTCCACAAGCACCACCTCTGGATGACCTACGAATCGGTGGTCACAggtttcttccccttcttcctcattGCCACGGTCATACAGCTTTTCTACCGAGGCCGCATCTGGAATATTCTCCTCTTCCTGCTGACGGTGCAGCTGGTGGGCATCATCAAGGCTACCTATGCCTGCTTCCTTCGGGGCAACGCAGAAATGATCTTCATGTCCCTCTATTCCCTTCTCTATATGTCCAGTCTCCTGCCAGCCAAGATATTTGCCATCGCTACCATCAATAAGTCTGGCTGGGGCACTTCTGGCCGAAAAACCATCGTGGTGAACTTCATTGGCCTCATCCCTGTGTCCATCTGGGTGGCAGTCCTTCTAGGGGGGCTGGCCTATACAGCTTATTGCCAGGATCTGTTCAGTGAGACGGAGTTAGCCTTCCTGGTGTCTGGGGCCATCCTGTACGGCTGCTACTGGGTGGCCCTCCTCATGTTGTATCTGGCCATAATTGCCCGGCGATGTGGGAAGAAGCCAGAGCAGTATAGCTTAGCTTTTGCTGAGGTGTGA